A stretch of the Parachlamydia acanthamoebae genome encodes the following:
- a CDS encoding 6-hydroxymethylpterin diphosphokinase MptE-like protein, with protein MTTRDPIFQKNLGRWAKFSPEKAKRLKDYTQRSMSIVANPNQELNALFPVGEKMVPLHSTEDAKKEAADWFKSLELEDETVLYVYGVGLGYYYQAAREWLRNNDQHYLVFFEDSLEVLHRLFETDLGTQLLSDKQVFLFYFDRVDEEDEEIDKLFTTLSFLEYKISALESYETVRKPIYQQLRAKIRYYINFKECSAIEYMNFGQFFFRNFYKNILSLPDSHLGNGLFDQFKGVPAIICGAGPSLEKNGDLIAGLKDKALILAGGTAVNTLNAKGILPHFGVQIDPNWYQMTRLIMNQCYEVPFFYRNRFYHNAFKLIHGDRLYITGSGGYEIANWFEKHLGIDETQNVSEGHNVVNFSLAIATALGCNPIIFVGLDLAYTEDKSYAGGVISHPLHDRKQHFQTKNSMDELMVRDDINGEPVHTLWKWIAESVWFARFGLSNPNLTLINATEGGIGLPGIPNKTLKEVSEEYLQNQYDLSNWIQGEIQEHPMPPTVTRENIEKVINEMRDSLEKCLWYCQALSLEFNSQAEKIKNNEEVNLDFQDDKMIANLQALNEEPGYIHLLRVFSDMYLQAFTKKIELIRIQSAEDERKANLKKAELNTMRYQFLAETARVNLSLIKKTFERILRNSSRDIKEPGEPALSKDFSGDVYTFEKGVIKIVDLELKLNIEEKLPDGSYQTQKVEYPNGQVKKEWTWRNHLLEGPSSFYSETGALLGRDWYVKGKKQGKSKWFYATGALHSIQRFKDGLEEGTQEYFYPNGQLKTHLDYRQGKLHGDVKLYFSNGQLKRELHYENGKRNGVERMWAPDGKLEIEAHFQNDQPVGISREWREDGQLSKEYAYDENSKKLYAKQWDSKGVEIASQKINRMDYFDQVAIQTDVLTQSLDNVLQQLNRFVPIVSQDKTVGLKDESAKDIQHDLEVVQKEMEHLKKVGQDMLAESGINVEGEKEQIWKTPSSKKEVEKMLDEATSRMGEEMGELMQLLHETTSLIAHKFKEAAEKKEKEDKK; from the coding sequence ATGACAACGCGTGATCCGATTTTTCAAAAAAACCTGGGAAGATGGGCAAAATTTTCTCCAGAAAAAGCAAAACGCTTAAAAGACTATACTCAACGCTCCATGTCGATTGTGGCTAATCCAAATCAAGAATTAAATGCACTTTTTCCCGTCGGGGAAAAAATGGTTCCTTTGCACTCTACGGAAGATGCCAAGAAAGAAGCCGCGGATTGGTTTAAGTCATTGGAATTAGAAGATGAGACGGTCTTATATGTCTATGGTGTTGGATTAGGCTATTACTATCAGGCCGCTCGCGAATGGCTAAGAAATAACGACCAACACTACCTTGTATTTTTTGAAGACAGTTTAGAGGTTTTGCATCGATTATTTGAAACAGACCTTGGAACCCAGTTATTGAGCGACAAGCAGGTCTTTTTATTTTATTTTGACAGAGTAGATGAAGAGGATGAAGAGATCGATAAGCTCTTTACCACGCTTTCATTTCTGGAATATAAAATTTCTGCCCTTGAAAGCTATGAAACCGTGCGAAAACCCATCTACCAACAACTTAGAGCTAAAATTCGGTACTACATCAATTTCAAAGAATGCAGCGCCATTGAGTATATGAATTTTGGGCAGTTTTTCTTTCGGAATTTTTATAAAAATATTTTGTCGTTGCCGGATTCGCACTTAGGAAATGGACTTTTTGATCAATTTAAGGGAGTCCCAGCCATTATTTGTGGAGCAGGCCCTTCTTTGGAAAAAAATGGGGATTTAATTGCCGGATTAAAAGATAAGGCTCTGATTCTTGCCGGAGGGACAGCCGTCAATACCTTGAATGCCAAAGGAATTTTGCCTCATTTTGGGGTACAAATCGATCCTAACTGGTATCAAATGACACGCCTCATTATGAACCAATGTTATGAAGTTCCTTTTTTCTATCGAAATCGTTTTTATCATAATGCGTTTAAACTCATTCATGGAGATCGCCTCTATATTACTGGTAGTGGCGGATATGAGATTGCCAATTGGTTTGAAAAGCATTTAGGCATCGATGAAACACAAAATGTTTCGGAAGGACACAATGTCGTCAACTTCAGCCTTGCCATTGCCACAGCTTTGGGCTGTAATCCTATTATTTTTGTGGGACTGGATTTGGCCTATACCGAAGATAAATCTTATGCAGGGGGTGTAATTAGCCATCCTTTACATGATCGTAAGCAGCACTTCCAGACAAAAAACAGTATGGATGAGCTTATGGTTCGAGACGATATCAATGGAGAGCCTGTTCATACTCTTTGGAAATGGATTGCAGAATCTGTGTGGTTTGCAAGATTTGGATTGAGTAATCCCAATCTTACGTTGATTAATGCCACAGAGGGTGGTATTGGCTTACCGGGGATTCCTAATAAGACTTTAAAAGAAGTTTCGGAAGAATACCTTCAAAATCAGTATGATCTCTCAAACTGGATTCAAGGGGAAATTCAAGAGCATCCGATGCCTCCAACGGTCACGCGTGAAAACATTGAAAAAGTTATTAATGAAATGCGTGACAGTTTAGAAAAATGTCTTTGGTATTGCCAGGCTTTAAGTTTGGAATTCAACAGTCAGGCTGAGAAAATCAAAAATAACGAAGAGGTTAATCTCGATTTTCAAGATGACAAAATGATCGCTAATTTGCAGGCTTTGAATGAAGAGCCTGGCTATATCCACTTACTCCGTGTATTTAGCGATATGTACTTGCAAGCTTTTACCAAAAAAATTGAGCTTATTCGAATTCAAAGTGCAGAGGATGAACGAAAAGCCAATTTAAAAAAGGCCGAGCTTAATACGATGCGCTACCAATTTTTAGCTGAAACGGCGCGCGTGAATCTTTCACTGATTAAAAAAACCTTTGAAAGAATCTTAAGAAATTCCTCAAGAGACATTAAGGAACCCGGAGAGCCAGCTTTAAGTAAAGATTTTTCTGGTGATGTCTATACTTTTGAGAAGGGAGTCATCAAGATCGTAGATTTGGAATTAAAGCTAAATATCGAAGAAAAATTACCTGATGGGAGCTATCAAACGCAGAAAGTGGAATATCCAAATGGCCAGGTAAAAAAAGAATGGACTTGGAGAAATCATCTTTTGGAAGGCCCTTCCTCTTTTTACAGTGAAACGGGCGCACTATTAGGTCGAGATTGGTATGTGAAGGGAAAAAAACAAGGGAAATCCAAATGGTTCTATGCCACAGGTGCTTTACATAGCATACAGCGTTTTAAAGATGGTTTAGAAGAAGGGACTCAGGAATACTTTTATCCGAATGGGCAACTCAAAACGCACTTAGATTACCGGCAAGGTAAGTTGCACGGCGATGTAAAGCTCTATTTCTCAAATGGTCAGCTTAAGCGAGAGCTGCATTATGAGAATGGTAAGCGCAATGGGGTCGAAAGAATGTGGGCTCCGGATGGAAAGCTTGAGATTGAAGCGCATTTTCAAAATGATCAACCTGTCGGAATTTCGCGTGAATGGCGTGAAGATGGTCAACTGTCCAAAGAATATGCCTATGATGAGAACTCCAAAAAGTTGTACGCCAAGCAGTGGGATAGCAAAGGAGTTGAAATCGCCTCGCAAAAAATCAATCGCATGGATTATTTCGACCAAGTTGCCATCCAAACAGATGTTCTTACGCAATCGTTAGATAATGTTTTACAGCAACTCAATCGCTTTGTTCCCATTGTCAGCCAAGACAAAACAGTTGGATTAAAAGATGAAAGTGCGAAAGATATTCAACACGATCTAGAAGTTGTTCAAAAAGAAATGGAGCATCTGAAGAAAGTCGGACAAGATATGCTGGCTGAATCAGGCATAAATGTGGAAGGAGAAAAGGAGCAAATTTGGAAAACACCTTCTTCTAAAAAGGAAGTTGAAAAAATGCTAGATGAAGCCACCTCGAGAATGGGTGAAGAGATGGGAGAGCTTATGCAGCTTCTTCATGAAACCACTTCTCTGATAGCACATAAATTTAAAGAAGCTGCAGAAAAGAAAGAAAAAGAAGACAAAAAGTAA